One genomic segment of Heptranchias perlo isolate sHepPer1 chromosome 3, sHepPer1.hap1, whole genome shotgun sequence includes these proteins:
- the LOC137306110 gene encoding basic phospholipase A2 RVV-VD-like — MLQLTIFCSSTCIFGKKGKIKTSKGSRQSPVRFRGKRQFAASNGKFSNMPAKRGAFMWICTGLVVFLLMPEVRGQHTRRSRDILQLAKVMSCTTGKNVLQITWSYLNYGCWCGVRGAGKPVDGTDWCCMKHDQCYERLNSQCQFFHLYVTRYSFQCTSRQQVQCTTEILGSKCKYLLCECDRQFANCISYQTDYSPRYRHYRQHNRCN; from the exons ATGTTGCAATTGACTATCTTCTGCTCCTCAACCTGCATATTTG GAAAAAAAGGCAAGATTAAAACCTCAAAAGGAAGCAGACAGAGCCCAGTGAGGTTTAGAGGGAAAAGGCAGTTTGCAGCCAGCAACGGAAAGTTTTCGAATATGCCAGCTAAACGTGGGGCTTTCATGTGGATTTGTACTG GACTCGTGGTCTTCCTGTTGATGCCGGAAGTACGTGGGCAGCACACGCGTCGCAGTCGTGATATTCTGCAGCTGGCTAAAGTGATGTCCTGCACTACCGGGAAGAATGTCCTTCAGATAACTTGGAGCTACCTTAACTACGGCTGCTGGTGCGGTGTGCGTGGAGCTGGGAAACCGGTAGACGGGACTGACTG GTGCTGCATGAAACATGACCAGTGTTATGAGAGGCTGAACTCGCAGTGTCAATTCTTCCACCTGTACGTCACGAGATATTCCTTTCAGTGTACCTCAAGGCAACAAGTACAATGTA CCACAGAGATCCTGGGCAGTAAGTGCAAGTACCTGTTGTGTGAGTGCGACCGGCAGTTTGCAAACTGCATCAGCTATCAGACCGACTACAGCCCCAGATACAGGCATTACAGACAACACAACAGGTGCAACTAA